The following proteins come from a genomic window of Triticum aestivum cultivar Chinese Spring chromosome 6A, IWGSC CS RefSeq v2.1, whole genome shotgun sequence:
- the LOC123130499 gene encoding uncharacterized protein, protein MASVVIETHDAAVVGGADVVFCVIILCMSVLSLVILAASSAVGSGDGEGEGKRRRRSGSRGNGPVFVGGRGCACGGCRAGAGVCGTYLS, encoded by the coding sequence ATGGCTAGCGTGGTCATCGAGACCCACGACGCCGCGGTGGTCGGCGGCGCGGACGTGGTGTTCTGCGTCATCATCCTGTGCATGTCGGTGCTGTCCCTGGTCATCTTGGCGGCCTCCTCTGCCGTCGGCAGCGGCGACGGGGAAGGGGAAGggaagcggcggcggcgctccggctCCCGCGGGAACGGGCCGGTGTTCGTGGGCGGCAGGGGCTGCGCCTGCGGCGGctgccgcgccggcgccggcgtctGCGGTACTTACCTCTCGTGA